One window of the Triticum dicoccoides isolate Atlit2015 ecotype Zavitan chromosome 3B, WEW_v2.0, whole genome shotgun sequence genome contains the following:
- the LOC119278782 gene encoding heat stress transcription factor C-2a-like, giving the protein MSGAGGMECSGSGGTVAPFVAKTFAMVDDPATDAVVRWGPASNSFVVADPFAFSHALLPAHFKHANFSSFVRQLNTYGFRKVDPDRWEFAHASFLRGQTHLLPRIVRRRSGGKRGKEDADGEEDEDISSKMLAMEVVRLKEEQRATEDRLASMRRRVQDAERRPKLMLAFLLKVVGDPDVLRRLVGNSSCGGGLFPGEGAEAKRPRLLLDGEVQVGKKKMRVDGDGLSCGINRQEAFVREPRVDFTGFYTGGDGFSDVPVANDLPYAFPVDTGY; this is encoded by the coding sequence ATGAGCGGCGCCGGCGGCATGGAGTGCTCAGGGAGCGGCGGCACGGTGGCGCCGTTCGTGGCAAAGACGTTCGCGATGGTGGACGACCCGGCCACCGACGCGGTTGTCAGGTGGGGGCCGGCCAGCAATAGCTTCGTCGTCGCCGACCCCTTCGCCTTCTCGCACGCGCTGCTCCCGGCCCACTTCAAGCACGCCAACTTCTCCAGCTTCGTCCGGCAGCTCAACACCTACGGCTTTCGCAAGGTTGACCCCGACCGCTGGGAGTTCGCGCACGCCTCCTTCCTCCGGGGCCAGACGCACCTCCTGCCCCGCATCGTCCGGCGCCGGAGCGGCGGCAAGCGTGGCAAGGAAGACGCCGACGGGGAGGAGGATGAAGACATCAGCAGCAAGATGTTGGCCATGGAGGTGGTTCGCCTGAAGGAGGAGCAGAGGGCCACCGAGGACCGCTTGGCGTCGATGCGGCGCCGGGTACAGGACGCCGAGCGCCGGCCCAAGCTGATGCTCGCCTTCCTCCTCAAGGTCGTCGGAGACCCCGACGTGCTGCGCCGCCTCGTAGGCAACTCGAGCTGCGGCGGCGGATTGTTCCCCGGCGAGGGCGCGGAGGCCAAGAGGCCGCGGTTGCTTCTCGACGGGGAGGTCCAGGTGGGCAAGAAGAAGATGCGCGTCGACGGCGACGGGCTGTCCTGCGGCATCAACCGGCAGGAGGCCTTCGTGCGAGAACCCAGGGTCGACTTCACTGGTTTCTACACCGGAGGCGACGGTTTCAGCGACGTGCCGGTGGCCAACGACCTGCCGTACGCTTTCCCTGTGGACACCGGCTACTGA